Part of the Scomber japonicus isolate fScoJap1 chromosome 2, fScoJap1.pri, whole genome shotgun sequence genome, AAAAGGTGCTAATTAGAGCCATGCTTAGATAAAAGCCAAGGAACAGCTGAAGGGCTCTCATCGCCATGGCTACCTGCTTTTAATTACCCGCAGTAATTACAGCTTttaactctttttctttctcacatccaaaaaaggtaaaaggtgtttttttttaattctgagAGAAACTTCTGACtctgattgttccttctttcctttccttccttccttctgtccttcctccttctctccgtctttccttcctccatcccctttcttccttcctgctttcctccctcctaccctccatcttccttccttcctttccttccttctttccaccgtccttccttctgtccttcctccctccctccttctttccttcctccatcccctttcttccttccctcattcctcccctGCCaccatcccttcctcttttcctttctccctccctcctaccttccttcctgctttcctcccttccctcctactttccttctttcctccatccttccttcctttgtccttccttctctcctttcctcccttctgtccttcctccctccctccttctctccttcttccatcccctttcttccttccttctttcctccgtccttcctttccttccttctctcctcttccttcctccatcccctttcttcctcccttcctcccttccttatttcctccccctgccatcatcccttcctcttttcccttctccctccctccctcctacattcattctttcctttcctcccttcattccttcctccatcccctttcttccttcctcccttccttatttcctccccctgccatcatcccttcctcttttcccttctccctccctccctccctcttttcctttctccctccctccttcctacattccttctttcctccgtccttcctttcctttcctcccttcatcccctttcttccttcctcccttccttccttatttcctccccctgccatcatcccttcctcttttcctttctccctccctccctccctcctacattacttctttcctccatccttccttcctttcattccttatGATGCGTAGTTCTGTCATTGTACTGAAAACTATTATTTCtgttcttttaactttttttctttttcacatccAAAAGAagtaaaaggtgtttttttttatttattctgagacAAACTTCTGACTCTGACCTCCAGCTCTGACACACGCTGAACTACACGATGAGCTGAAACCTTCAAATCTaaacatttataattatattatattattgtcaaACTTTTTCCTCTCAGACAGAAACATGGATGAACTCTCGCTCCGAGATgcttcctctgctcctctcagtcGATGCTCAGGCTGATGGGAAATACATGATGTCATCGTCTATCTACAAGTGTTTGATGATTTTAATCTTCctattccttctctcctcccttccttccttctgtccttcctccatcccctttcttccttccctcattcctccccccgccatcatcccttcctcttttcctttctccctccctcctaccttcctttccttccctcctaccttccttctttccctgtcctttcttccttcctttccttcccttcttttgctccatccttccctccttcatttccttccttcttcctccctcccttccttccctccttacctaCTCTCGCTTGACATTTTGCACATAAATAAATTCAACCTGAACAAATAAACTCAAACTATCAGATGTTCTGCACGTTATTCTGTGAAGAtgtataaagtgaattcagacattttcttctaaacacattaaataggtcataaatgtatttctaaaaaagattTGAATTGTAGAGTTAGGCAGGTGTTCAGGATTAAGTGGGCGGGTCTAAAAATCACCTCCACGTTACGTAAcgtagcataaacccgcccctgctgctgtagaggtataaatacattcagcacacactactactactacagtctacagttagccagttagctgccgagctagcagctgagttagcagcagaaagctctcagacgtagcgtccatgtttctggtagaggtggtgactttgattgacaggtgacacttggtaggggggcggggcttcagcggactcggaggccacgcccacagcgtttgggagcagagaaagaggctgatttttacacaactttgaagactaatttcatatattagacgattttttttaatcattcaaatttggcagggtggttaacaacacacttttctgtggtatgtcaaactcagaacacatatttattcttactttacacggactttaagatCTTTTTTAGTGCTCAAACCGTGACAATATTTACAAGGAAAGGAGAAACACTGATAATATTCAAGTGAGAGTTTAGTTTTAttgtcaaaacacaaacacaggattCACTTAACACTTAACACCTTCCTTAAAATTTCTTTTTAGTcacatcaataaaaaatgatattgAATTTACACTTTTAACAACTTTGCTGGATGCCACGACAGCTGTTCCAGAGAAAATGtaaagatgaataaaagaaaaaaaaacattttcttaaaaGATAACGCTGTAAATCACCAGCTGGAAAACAAACttctaaattatttattattagtccGCAGATCAAATTTGAAGAGAGCTGAACAAACAGAATACCTTCACTCACAGATCAATACTGTTTGAAGCCAGCGCCGGCGATGGCTTCAAGCTGAAGAACGTTTGCTTCTTTTTGCCTTCGATAAATAAGACTAttgatctgtgtgtgtcagtgtgtgtgtgtgtgtgtgtgtgtgtgtgtgtgtttttatacttgTTTACTCTCATAACCCGCAGCTTGGTGGTGACACACGGATTCATAGttcaaacagtgtttttttatcatGTGTTTAACAATGATAGGATATTAATTTGCATATTAGTCTATAAATGTGGATTTGAATGATTTCAGCACAAAACTATTACTTTAGTTTAGTTAATGTTGGGCTTcaacctgttgtcctcgaggggaggaaggaagggaggaaggaagggaggaaggaagggaggaaggaaagatggaaggatggaagggaggaagggaggaagaaggaaggaagggaggaaggacagagggagggaaggaaggaagggaggaaagaaggaaggaaggaaggacaaaaggaaggaagggagggagggaggagggaagaaggagggagggagaaaggacagagggaaggaaggatggaaggtaggaagaaggaaggaaccaaggaggaaggaagggaggaagaaggaaggaatgggggaaagaaaggagagaagggaggaagaaggaaggaagggagggaaggaaaggagggagggaggaagaagtaaggaagggagggagggagaaaggaaggaagggaaagaaaggagggagggaagggtaggaaggaaatgagggacggaggaaagaaggaaggaagggagggaggaaggaaggtaggtaggaaggaaggagggaaggaaagaaggagggagggaggacaaaaggaaggaaggaaggaaggaaggaaggaagggaggaaagaaggaacagttaaaacagacggggtcaatttgacccgggaggacgacaggaaggttaaatatgtTGATCagttttttgatattttgattcaaacagtttgttaaaatgtaatgttgaaggattttaacacaaaaatatactttaGTTTAGTAAATGTgccttaaatgttttattacatttcatttagcttCATATGTGATGTTAGTAACATGAATATTGAATTTAAACtgaataactttattttaattaggAACAGCtaaaagacacacacgcacacacacacacacacacacacctctcacaGCCAGCCGTTAGACGTGAAGTCCCGCTTCAGCTGCTGAGTCTCGGCCTCGCTGAGCGGCTGCAGAGGTGATCGACAGGCGCCGCCGTGGTAACCGAACCACTCCATCGCCTGCTTCAGGGCCGGAACTCCCAACTTCCTGGTCACctagcaacagcagcagaggaggagcttCAATCAGtcaatgaagaaaggaaggaaggaaggaaggaagggagggagggagggagggaagaaggaaggaaggaaggggagaagggaggaaggagggagggaagaaggaaggaaggaagggaagaaggaaggaaggaagttggaAGTGCCTGCTTCAGGGCCGGAACTCCCAACTTCCTGGTCACctagcaacagcagcagaggagctCCAATCAGtcaatgaagaaggaaggaaggaatgaaggaaggaaggaaggaaggaagaaagaaaggaagggagaaagaagggaggaaggaaggaaggaagggagaacgaagggaggaaggaaggaaggaaggaagggagggaggaaggaaggaaggaagaagaaggaagggaggacgaagagaggaaggaagggagggagggagggagagagggagggagggagggagggagagagggagggagggaggaaggatggaaggaatgaaggaaggaagggagggaggaaggaagggagaaagaagggaggaaggaaggaaggaaggaagaagaaggaagggaggacgaaggaaggaaggaagggaggaaggaaagaaggaaggaaggaaggaaggaaggaaggaagttgggAGTGCCTGCTTCAGGGCCGGAACTCCCAACTTCCTGGTCACctagcaacagcagcagaggagctCCAATCAGACCCTGAAACCAAAAACtgcagaagggaggaaggaaggaaggaagggagggagggagggaggaagggagaaagaagggaggaaggaaggaaggaagggaaaaggaagggaggaaggaaggaaggaagggaggaagggagggagggagggaggaaggaagggagaacgaagggaggaaggaaggaaggaaggaagggagaacgaAGGGAGAacgaacggaggaaggaaggaaggaaggaagggagaacgaagggaggaaggaaggaaggaagggagggagaacgaagggaggaaggaaggaaggaagggagaaagacggaaggaagggaggaaggatagagggagaatgaagggaggaaggaaggaaggaggggagggaggaaagaaggaaggaaggaagggagaacgaagggaggaaagaaggaaggaagggaggaagaaggaaggaaggaaggaaggaaggaagggagaatgaagggaggaagggagaacgaagggaggaaggaaggaaggatggaaggaaggaaggaaggacagagggaaggagggaaggaaggaaggaaggaggttggGAGTGCCTGCTTCAGGGCTGGCACTCCCAACTTCCTGGTCACctagcaacagcagcagaggagttCCAATCAGACCCTGAAACCAAAAACtgcagaagggaggaaggaaggaaggaagggaggaagggaagaaggaaggaaggaaggaagctaagTCGTCATCTGAGACACTTTAAAAAGTCCGACGTGTTAGTGATGTGTGATGTTCGGGTGTTCCCGTCTCGGAgtgaagttgttgttgtttgttttttttatattgatgaAGCAGCGTGTGGAGGTGGTTGACATTTAACGGACCGTAACAGACAGGTTTGTAGCCTGGAGCCAATTATTCAGAGATGGTTTTATTCTGACAcatctcactctcactctcactcagaCTCAGAGCAGAcgagcaacaaaaaaaaaatctgacatttaacTCTGAGGcgtttataaatgtaaaaaacctCATCGGTCTAATTCGGTGTCTGTCTCAGCTTTTataaaagggaaggaaggaaggaaagatggaaggaaggcatttataaatgtaaatattagggctgtcaaacgataatgtttttaatcgagattaatcgcagaatatccatagttaatcgcgattaattgcgttttgaattgcatgtttaaaatcctgttattttccatttgaaggcagttttaagcccgtaatgtaaagcatttcttaccagagtgtcttaactgggaatcaatcacggctctgctgcgactcccacactccaaaatggtcctttggtggagctgaggctcgcttggctgcacctgggtgtttagcgtggaggtgctaactcaaactccacgtactccggtggtagttaaactccgtttgacacaggttgcattttacttttgacttgtcaactgaagcgtctggaagtgttttaaagttaaacaagccgttcaaaagtccagtagctctctctttactgcaggaggccacttcaaagcatagcgctacagctagaggagccgtctacggggagtagaagggacaaaaaggcttgcaacattaaaatgccattaaaaaaaattaacgcgttaacgctgacagccctagtaaaaGCCTTATCGGTGTCATTCGGTGTCTGTCTCAGCTTTTATAAAAAGGAAGTTAATTTACTTTaaactttaaccttcctgtcgtttcctcccgggtcaaattgaccccatctgttttgactgttccttccttcctccctccctccctccccctccttccttccttccttcattactttccttccttccttcctccctccttccttcattgctttccttccttccttcctttccttccttccttccctcccttccttctttctttcactttccttccatccttccttcccccttccacTTTTCGTTTCTCCTCCATCCcatctcacttccttcctcctttcctttcctccttccgtcctccctcctttccttccttcttcctcccttccttccttctttccttccctccctccctgccttcattccttccttctctctttccttccttccctccctcctttccttccttcttgctcccttcctaacttctttccttgactcgaggacaacaggagggttaaaacatactaaatgaatgaataaaagcacttttaagtagttttaatttgttaaattgctataaaattaaaaaccttCCTTGTCTCTGGGCAGATTTAacctaataaatacattttaattaaaggaCTAATCAACTCTTTCAAATCAAATCTTTCTCCAGACTCCAGATCTCTAGTCTGTCACTATTCTACTATTTGTAGCTCGGAGCAGGCTGACGAGCATTTGTGTgtcatgggttttttttgtgacaacagattttccttccttccttctgtccttctttccttccttcctacctttttctttccttccctctttgatttccttcctcccttccttctgtccttctttccttccctcctttcttcattcaatactttccttccttccttctttcctttcctttccttccctccctccttccttcgttcattactttccttccttccttccctccttctttccctctttcccctccttctttccttttttctttccttcctcccttccttctgtccttatttcatccctccctccttcctcccttcctttcctccctccctccttccatccttccgttccttccttccctccctctagccttcattcattacttactttccttccctccttatttccttccgtctttccttccttccttccacccttccttctgtcattctttccttccctccttcttccttcccttctttcctttcatccttcctcccttccttctgtccttatttcatccctccctccttcctcccttcctttcctccctccctccttccatccttccgttccttccttccctccctctagccttcattcattacttactttccttccctccttatttccttccgtctttccttccttccttccacccttccttctgtcattttttccttcccttctttcctttcatccttcctcccttccttctgtccttatttcatccctccctccctccttcctcccttcctttcctccctccctccttccatccttccttccctccctctagccttcattcattacttgctttccttccctccttatttccttccgtctttacttccttccttccacccttccttctgtcattctttccttccctccttccttccttcccttctttcctttcatccttcctcccttccttctgtccttctttccttccctccctcctcccttctgtccttctttcctccctccctccttccatccttccgttccttccttccctccctctagccttcattcattacttactttccttccctccttatttccttccgtctttccttccttccttccacccttccttctgtcattctttccttccctccttccttccttccctttcatccttcctcccttccttctgtccttatttcatccctctctccttcctcccttcctttcctccctccctccttccatccttccgttccttccttccctccctctagccttcattcattacttactttccttccctccttatttccttccgtctttccttccttccttccacccttccttctgtcattctttccttccctccttccttccttcccttctttcctttcatccttcctcccttccttctgtccttatttcatccctccctccttcctcccttcctttcctccctccctccttccatccttccgttccttccttccctccctctagccttcattcattacttactttccttccctccttatttccttccgtctttccttccttccttccacccttccttctgtcattctttccttccctccttccttcattaattactttccttccttccttccttccctccctccctccctccctcccttccttctttccctccttctttccttctttctttccttcctcccttccttctgtccttctttccttccctctctccttccttcattcattaatttcctccctccctccttccatccttccgttccttatttccttccgtctttccttcattcattacttactttccttccctccttatttccttccgtctttccttccttccttccacccttccttctgtcattctttccttcccttctttcctttcatccttcctcccttccttctgtccttatttcatccctccctccttcctcccttcctttcctccctccctccttctctccttccgtccctcttttccttccttcttcccttccttcttgctcccttcctcccatccttccttcttgctcccttccttccttcttcccttcctcccttccttccttcttgctcccttccttccttttaagtAATTTTAATTTGTTAAATAGTTATAAAAGGAAACCTTCCTTGTCTCTGGGCAGATTTAACccaataaagacattttaattaaaggaCTAATCAACTCTTTCAGTATCTAATCTTTCTCCAGACTCCAGATCTCTAGTCTCTCACTATTCCTACTATTTGTAGCTCGGAGCAGGCTGACGAGCATTTATGTgtcatgggttttttttttttttttgtgacgacagattttttatttaaaatagcGATGGAGCAGCAGATGGTACTCACGGCGGCGTTGGGCTCGATCAGGCGCTGCTGCAGGACTCTGGCGTCGTCCCAGCGACCGGATACACACAGACGCTCCAACTCACACACCTCCACGCCCAGGACGTTGGCCAGCGCACACACTCCGCCCACcgcacctggacacacacacacacacacacagacacacacacacagacacacacacacacacacacacacacacacacacacacacacacacacacacacacacagagctaagAAACAGAAGAATAGCACTGAACACTGTCTAGAGTACgagggtcaaacatgaggcccgtgggctaGAACCGGGCCGCCGAGGGGGGAGCAatacttcctgtgttcttttacttctttccatctgtccttccttcctacattccttcctcccttccttccttccctctttactttccttttttccctctgtccttcctctttaccttccttttttcctttcttcctctttaccttcctttttttctttgttactccctttcttccttctgtccttcctctttaccttccttttttcctttcttccttttttcctttctttgttccttccatctgtccttcctctttacctttcttcctttcttcctaccttccatctgtccttcctctttacctttcttttttcctttgtccgttccttccttacttacctttcctcccttcctctctctttcctccatcccccttccttcctcctttccttcctttctttactttccttccttcgtccctccctcttacctcccttcattcgttctttcctttcttcttcccttccttccttccttcctccatccacctttgtcccttccttctgtctttccttcctttctcccttcctcttttcctttctcctccctcccttcattccttcttcctcccttccttccttcctctttcctcccttccatctttccttccctccttcctcttccttccttccctcctttcttccttcttcctcctttccttccttgactcgcgGAGAGAAAGCGTGTAATCCTTCAGCTCTCACATGACGACAGAActcagagataaaaaaaatacaaccgAACAGGAAGCAGCGACGGACGGATGTATGTTTTCTCTCCTGATTTTTAAAGTTGAACATACATTCCTCTTAAATAAAGCCATCCATCACTCTTCCTTtgctttttacatttcacttgtcAACACGCGGACAGGAATGATTTACTGTCAAACACGTCCGcttcccttctcctctcctgacAGATCAGTGAGCAGCAGAGCTTTCATATGAtgtctttttcatttatttattatttcatacacacagaaagaaagaaggaaggaaggaaggatggaaggagggaaggaaggaaggaaggaaagaagggagaacgaagggaggaagaaaggaagggagggagggagggagggagggagaaagaagggaggaaggaaggaaggaaggaagggagggagaatgaagggaggaaggaaggaagggaggaagaaaggaagggaggaagaaggaaggaaggaaggaaggaaggaagggagggagggagggaggaaggaaggaaggaagggaggaagaaggaaggaaggaaggaaggaaggaagggagaacgaagggaggaagggaggaaggaagggagaacgaagggaggaagggagggaggaaggaaggaaggaaggaaggaaggaagggagggagggagggaggaagaaagaagggaggaaggaaggaaggaaggaagggaggaagaaggaaggaaggacggaaggaagaaggaaggaaggaagaaggaaggtaggaaggacagagggaaggaagggaggaaggaagggagaacgaagggaggaaggaaggaaggaaggaaggaagggagggagggagggaggaaggaaggaaggaaggatggaagggagggagaaggaaggaaggtaggaaggacagagggaaggaaggaaggaaggagagaagggagaacgaagggaggaagaaagggagggagggagaaagaagggaggaaggaagggagaaagaagggaggaaggaaggatggaaaggagaaagaagggaggaagaaaggaaggaagggacaggaATGATTTACTGTCAAACACATCCGcttcccttctcctctcctgacAGATCAGTGAGCAGCAGAGCTTTCAGATGATGTCTTTttcatttacttattatttcatacacacagaaagaaagaaggaaggaaggaaggaaggatggaaggaaggaaggaagggaggatggaagggaggaagaaggaaggaaggtaggaaggacagagggaaggaagggaggaagggaggaagaagggaggaagaaaggaaggaaggaaggaag contains:
- the LOC128381184 gene encoding 4-hydroxy-2-oxoglutarate aldolase, mitochondrial-like is translated as MFDPRAVGGVCALANVLGVEVCELERLCVSGRWDDARVLQQRLIEPNAAVTRKLGVPALKQAMEWFGYHGGACRSPLQPLSEAETQQLKRDFTSNGWL